Proteins co-encoded in one Meiothermus sp. genomic window:
- a CDS encoding S24 family peptidase encodes MWENVNAMNSSQGKKGRPRKHPVLNGPFNDLIFDAMRREGIDTLDKFADKHGIGRTTLRNFVMGRQSPIGTWVKPELTTLIRLSKALNVPLFYLLERLYNDLDHEIYMFPSAPVVGWVGAGPGQDEAISEVALPLPLDSFLKGSFVAFAVRGNSMCAGSKPICDGDYIIVNKSLSVSPGQRVVARLKDGSYVCKLYRVDRTGRYLVSTNPDYENGTPSVIPAKDVAELVGPVVEIRKPE; translated from the coding sequence ATGTGGGAAAATGTCAACGCCATGAACAGTAGCCAAGGCAAAAAAGGTAGGCCGCGAAAGCATCCAGTTCTCAATGGGCCCTTTAATGACTTGATCTTTGATGCGATGCGCCGTGAGGGGATTGACACATTGGATAAGTTCGCTGACAAGCATGGCATTGGTCGAACCACCTTGCGTAACTTTGTTATGGGTAGACAATCCCCAATCGGTACGTGGGTAAAACCAGAACTTACCACGCTCATTAGGCTTTCCAAGGCATTGAACGTCCCGTTATTTTATTTGCTGGAGCGTCTTTATAACGATCTCGACCATGAAATTTATATGTTTCCCTCCGCACCAGTAGTTGGGTGGGTTGGAGCTGGGCCAGGTCAAGATGAAGCTATTAGTGAAGTGGCGCTTCCACTTCCCTTGGATAGCTTTCTAAAGGGAAGTTTTGTGGCATTTGCCGTTCGCGGAAACTCTATGTGCGCCGGAAGCAAGCCGATCTGCGATGGTGACTACATTATTGTCAACAAAAGTCTGTCTGTCAGTCCCGGCCAACGTGTGGTGGCACGCTTAAAGGATGGTAGCTATGTATGCAAGCTCTACCGCGTGGATCGTACTGGTCGTTATTTAGTTAGCACCAACCCTGACTATGAAAACGGGACTCCCTCCGTTATCCCTGCCAAAGACGTAGCCGAACTGGTTGGACCAGTTGTAGAAATCCGAAAACCGGAGTAA
- the rsmH gene encoding 16S rRNA (cytosine(1402)-N(4))-methyltransferase RsmH: MYASDCAAQPPRPLQQGGGSVSHTPVLYQEALDWLAIRPGGVYVDATLGGAGHTRGILERGGRVIAFDQDPQAIARARALGLPHLTLVEANFSELLPQLERLGIAQVDGILADLGVSSFHFDDPGRGFSYQHEGPLDMRMGTGDLTAAEVVNTFEEEEIADILFRYGEEPRARRIARFIVENRPISTTTQLAEVIRRATGFREAGHPARKSFQALRIYVNDELGALRKLLQSAEQALKPGGRLVIISFHSLEDRLVKHFLRESSVLRPLTKKPVVPSEAEQRENPRARSAKMRVAEHDGGKA, encoded by the coding sequence ATGTATGCCTCGGATTGTGCAGCCCAACCACCCCGCCCCCTACAGCAAGGGGGTGGCTCGGTGAGCCATACCCCGGTGCTCTACCAGGAAGCCCTGGACTGGCTGGCCATTCGACCCGGTGGCGTTTACGTGGACGCCACGCTGGGCGGTGCAGGTCATACCCGAGGCATCCTCGAGCGGGGCGGGCGGGTAATCGCCTTCGACCAGGACCCCCAGGCCATTGCACGGGCCAGGGCACTGGGCCTGCCCCACCTGACGCTGGTAGAAGCCAACTTTAGCGAACTCCTTCCCCAGCTTGAAAGGCTCGGCATCGCCCAGGTAGACGGCATCCTGGCCGATCTGGGGGTCTCTAGCTTCCATTTCGACGACCCCGGGCGCGGCTTCAGCTACCAGCACGAGGGTCCGCTGGATATGCGCATGGGCACGGGCGACCTGACTGCTGCCGAGGTGGTGAATACCTTCGAGGAGGAAGAGATTGCCGATATCCTCTTCAGATACGGCGAAGAACCACGCGCGCGCCGCATCGCCCGCTTTATCGTAGAAAACCGCCCCATCAGCACCACAACCCAGCTGGCCGAGGTTATCCGCCGAGCAACCGGTTTTCGGGAAGCCGGCCATCCGGCCCGCAAAAGCTTCCAGGCCCTGCGGATTTATGTCAACGACGAGTTGGGGGCGCTACGAAAACTGCTGCAGAGTGCCGAACAGGCCCTCAAGCCCGGCGGCAGGCTGGTCATCATTAGCTTTCACTCGCTCGAAGATCGCTTAGTCAAGCACTTTTTGCGGGAATCCTCGGTTCTTCGACCTCTCACCAAAAAGCCAGTAGTACCTTCCGAGGCGGAACAGCGAGAAAACCCTCGAGCCCGTAGCGCCAAGATGCGCGTAGCCGAGCACGATGGAGGCAAAGCATGA
- the mraZ gene encoding division/cell wall cluster transcriptional repressor MraZ, giving the protein MPFGEHQYSLDDKGRVVIPQPFRSFIEDGVVITRGLEGCLYMYPLLAWSNIERQLQNVPLIDRDAQELVRFLYSGAHKTQMDSASRVTIPPPLRKFAGLEETNDAVVVGAPTRLELWSESRWWATITKFVENPTTPEALRGLIG; this is encoded by the coding sequence ATGCCCTTCGGTGAACACCAGTATAGCCTCGATGACAAGGGTAGGGTGGTAATACCACAGCCCTTCCGCTCCTTTATCGAGGATGGGGTGGTGATTACCAGGGGCCTCGAGGGCTGCTTGTACATGTACCCCCTGCTGGCCTGGAGCAACATCGAACGTCAGCTGCAAAATGTTCCGCTGATAGACCGCGACGCCCAGGAACTGGTGCGCTTCCTGTATTCGGGAGCCCACAAAACCCAGATGGACAGCGCCTCGAGGGTGACCATCCCCCCGCCTCTGCGCAAGTTTGCCGGCCTCGAGGAGACCAACGACGCCGTGGTGGTGGGTGCGCCCACCCGCTTAGAGCTGTGGAGCGAGAGCCGCTGGTGGGCCACCATTACCAAGTTTGTAGAGAACCCCACCACCCCTGAAGCCCTGCGTGGCCTGATTGGATGA
- a CDS encoding helix-turn-helix domain-containing protein: MNPILRNSLIGLLALAYLATLVMSAGHLTKWFDLSLGGLPGYFSIGLAVGLELLAFTLSLASTLEPRLRWSLAGGLFFLLLVWLGNLLAMARVADAPGWEVLLQSLFALGPLVAGKAIGELLRLDSRPRPASASPLQPTSSTPTVHIQTHVQTTTVHQSTQAESNGNNRVQLETAPSAHAETPPPALGTRAPSLDERAAQLMAQLSSQPLGPSALARQTGLPKTTVYRLAARLVEAGLIVQTADGYVRREVEHG; encoded by the coding sequence ATGAACCCTATCCTGCGCAATAGCCTGATCGGCCTGCTGGCCCTGGCCTACCTGGCCACCCTGGTGATGTCGGCGGGCCACCTGACCAAGTGGTTCGACCTGAGCCTGGGCGGCCTGCCCGGGTACTTCTCCATCGGATTGGCGGTGGGCCTGGAACTACTGGCCTTTACCCTTTCCCTGGCCTCCACCCTCGAGCCCCGCCTGCGCTGGAGCCTGGCCGGGGGGCTTTTCTTCCTGCTCCTGGTCTGGCTGGGCAACCTGCTGGCGATGGCCCGGGTGGCCGACGCCCCCGGCTGGGAGGTGCTGCTCCAGAGCCTATTTGCCCTGGGGCCCCTGGTGGCCGGCAAGGCCATCGGCGAACTGTTGCGGCTGGACTCCCGGCCCCGGCCCGCATCCGCGAGCCCACTCCAGCCGACCAGCTCCACCCCCACCGTCCACATCCAGACCCATGTCCAGACCACCACGGTTCACCAGTCCACCCAGGCGGAGTCCAACGGGAACAACCGAGTCCAGCTTGAAACAGCCCCGTCCGCCCATGCTGAAACGCCACCCCCTGCACTTGGAACACGAGCCCCTTCCCTGGACGAGCGGGCGGCACAGTTGATGGCCCAGCTATCCAGCCAGCCCCTGGGGCCGTCCGCCCTGGCCCGTCAGACCGGGCTGCCCAAGACCACGGTCTACCGGCTGGCGGCCCGGCTGGTGGAGGCCGGCCTGATTGTCCAGACCGCGGATGGCTACGTCCGTCGGGAGGTGGAACATGGATAA
- a CDS encoding AAA family ATPase has translation MTEPILGSLEMIRQAIAQAVGEGVIVPEDRPDLLYTTATRTITERVRFGLKRQFKFVLVHGPAGVGKTATLKHLAEQVGGAYIRCYPDFSAPALVRALAERLQITQVERFHVLLNITVESLRRNPRLIILDDIENVPRSTLGTAKYLADETKSTIVLCTMDEYVPLVRRYRDIESRIGIVAQAMPLKQGEFARLFGQSGFSPAALKAIYNHTGGVMRDIENLMRSLDDALDVLNAEAPEGQPQFTRGHIEPQNVDEAAGLLNLAGGSR, from the coding sequence ATGACAGAACCTATTTTGGGATCGCTGGAGATGATTCGTCAAGCCATCGCCCAGGCGGTGGGCGAGGGTGTCATCGTGCCGGAGGATCGGCCCGACCTGCTCTACACCACCGCCACCCGCACCATTACCGAGCGGGTGCGCTTTGGCCTGAAGCGCCAGTTCAAGTTCGTGCTGGTGCACGGGCCCGCTGGGGTAGGCAAGACCGCCACCCTAAAGCATTTGGCCGAGCAGGTGGGCGGGGCCTATATCCGCTGTTATCCCGATTTCTCGGCCCCGGCCCTGGTGCGGGCCCTGGCGGAGCGCCTGCAGATTACCCAGGTCGAACGGTTCCACGTGCTGCTCAACATCACTGTAGAGAGCCTGCGGCGTAACCCCCGGCTGATCATCCTGGATGACATCGAGAACGTCCCGCGTAGCACTCTGGGAACGGCTAAATATTTGGCCGATGAAACCAAAAGCACGATCGTGCTCTGCACGATGGACGAGTACGTGCCCCTGGTGCGCCGTTACCGGGACATCGAGAGTCGGATTGGCATTGTGGCGCAGGCCATGCCGCTCAAACAGGGCGAGTTCGCCCGGCTCTTTGGCCAAAGCGGCTTTAGCCCCGCCGCCCTCAAAGCAATTTATAACCACACTGGCGGGGTGATGCGGGACATCGAAAACCTGATGCGCAGCCTGGATGACGCCCTTGACGTACTGAACGCCGAGGCCCCCGAAGGCCAGCCCCAGTTCACGCGCGGACATATCGAGCCGCAAAACGTGGACGAGGCCGCCGGTTTATTGAATCTGGCAGGAGGAAGCCGATGA
- a CDS encoding transposase family protein: MQIPTELVEATTSLWLHHPKASAWMIHRWLQIANPNILIYRHGNYERRFSVRGVRDIRKRLEANPITRAALMNEDERREFIRTWSGAVVATYPNELWQMDMTRCDTFVWGYARPTDTEPSAFRLRIHDCIDHYTGAIPALVFSREESRRPTTRLLILGLFPKPGGWNIYGKPTRIYHDNGSAYIAEATQRGLATLGIETSTSPAWVSHTRGKVENFHKLFHAWERTLPGYAGEDASQRNDWELARLIQNTRTWWEKGCPPEADPGRGNRLLLEDEYKQEALNWLQNDYHARILPGGYTRAELFLREVPAETQIQYNLRDLLEIFAESDERTVTGNGEIRWKNQRYTLPDGSLMLYQNRTVVVFEYEHPMTGEPIVNLYIQQPSGSLLELGQAIPAPENALSPEAKTQRRANKTAIKTLFAQAEAFRQQYLNPSWRQDAVLAKAQPAEPITLELRGPKAELKRETPAQAALKAAESQAELIEKLRQSDNPLSRALANLGMGTSAPDPFGED; encoded by the coding sequence ATGCAAATTCCTACCGAGCTGGTGGAGGCTACCACCAGCCTGTGGCTACACCACCCTAAGGCCAGCGCCTGGATGATCCACCGCTGGCTACAGATAGCGAACCCCAACATCCTTATATACAGACACGGAAACTACGAGCGGCGGTTCAGTGTACGGGGAGTACGCGACATTCGAAAACGCCTCGAGGCCAACCCCATCACACGGGCCGCTCTGATGAATGAGGATGAGCGCCGGGAGTTTATTCGTACCTGGTCGGGCGCAGTAGTGGCCACGTACCCCAATGAACTGTGGCAGATGGACATGACCCGCTGCGATACGTTCGTGTGGGGCTACGCCCGGCCCACAGACACCGAGCCCAGCGCCTTCCGCCTGCGCATCCACGACTGCATCGATCACTACACCGGCGCCATCCCTGCCCTGGTCTTCTCCCGGGAGGAAAGCCGGCGCCCCACTACCCGCCTCCTGATCCTGGGATTGTTCCCCAAACCCGGCGGATGGAACATATACGGGAAGCCCACGCGGATATACCACGACAACGGCTCCGCCTATATCGCCGAGGCCACCCAGCGCGGCCTGGCCACCCTGGGCATCGAGACCAGCACGTCCCCGGCCTGGGTGAGCCACACCCGGGGCAAGGTAGAAAATTTTCACAAGTTATTCCATGCCTGGGAGCGTACTCTCCCCGGCTATGCAGGGGAGGATGCCAGCCAGCGCAACGACTGGGAGCTGGCCCGGCTGATCCAGAACACCCGCACCTGGTGGGAGAAGGGGTGCCCGCCCGAGGCTGACCCGGGCAGGGGCAATCGGCTCCTGTTGGAGGACGAGTACAAGCAAGAGGCCCTGAACTGGCTGCAAAACGACTACCACGCACGGATTCTGCCCGGGGGCTATACCCGAGCCGAACTGTTCCTGCGGGAAGTTCCCGCCGAGACCCAGATTCAGTACAACCTGCGCGACCTGCTGGAGATTTTCGCCGAGAGTGACGAACGCACCGTGACCGGCAACGGCGAGATCCGCTGGAAGAACCAGCGCTACACCCTGCCCGACGGCAGCCTGATGCTCTACCAGAACCGCACGGTGGTGGTATTCGAATACGAGCATCCAATGACAGGGGAGCCGATCGTTAACCTATATATTCAGCAACCCAGCGGCAGTCTGCTGGAACTGGGTCAGGCCATCCCCGCCCCAGAAAATGCGTTGTCTCCGGAGGCCAAAACGCAGCGCCGGGCAAACAAAACAGCCATCAAAACGTTGTTTGCCCAGGCCGAGGCCTTCCGCCAGCAGTACCTCAACCCGAGCTGGCGACAGGATGCCGTCCTGGCCAAAGCGCAGCCCGCAGAGCCCATCACCCTGGAGCTGCGCGGCCCTAAAGCCGAACTGAAACGTGAGACCCCGGCCCAGGCTGCCCTGAAGGCCGCCGAGAGCCAGGCAGAGTTAATTGAAAAACTGCGCCAGAGCGACAACCCATTGAGCCGCGCCCTGGCGAATCTGGGCATGGGCACATCGGCCCCCGATCCCTTTGGAGAGGACTAA
- a CDS encoding helix-turn-helix domain-containing protein: MRVYQTAFAQTVRQLLDERKMRPLHLARKAGVSSGYISELLSGKKGSDPTLYIVQKIARGFDMSTTAFISQMEDIARAENNECW; this comes from the coding sequence ATGCGTGTATACCAAACCGCTTTTGCCCAAACCGTCAGGCAGCTGTTAGATGAGCGAAAAATGCGTCCGCTTCATCTGGCACGTAAAGCTGGCGTATCATCTGGGTACATTTCTGAGCTACTGAGCGGGAAGAAGGGTTCAGATCCAACGTTATACATCGTGCAGAAAATAGCGCGTGGGTTTGATATGTCTACAACGGCCTTTATTAGCCAGATGGAAGATATCGCACGGGCGGAAAATAATGAATGCTGGTAA